In Rhodanobacter denitrificans, a single window of DNA contains:
- a CDS encoding MAPEG family protein, protein MTHLPALVTLLTVLLLFGTMWAVGHARGKYGIKAPATSGDPAFERAYRVQMNTLESTVMFLPTLWLAANYGFSGWAGVAGLVWIVGRVWYALTYLKDPAKRGPGYMVGMLGWAALLVLACVGVGRAMLV, encoded by the coding sequence ATGACCCACCTGCCCGCCCTGGTCACCCTGCTCACCGTGCTGCTGCTGTTCGGCACCATGTGGGCCGTCGGCCACGCCCGCGGCAAGTACGGGATCAAGGCACCGGCCACCAGCGGCGACCCCGCATTCGAGCGCGCCTATCGGGTGCAGATGAATACGCTGGAGAGCACGGTGATGTTCCTGCCCACGCTGTGGCTGGCGGCGAACTACGGCTTCAGCGGCTGGGCCGGCGTGGCGGGGCTGGTCTGGATCGTCGGCCGCGTGTGGTACGCGCTGACCTACCTGAAGGATCCCGCCAAACGCGGCCCCGGCTATATGGTCGGCATGCTCGGCTGGGCCGCGCTGCTGGTGCTGGCCTGCGTCGGCGTGGGCCGCGCGATGCTAGTCTGA
- the rlmH gene encoding 23S rRNA (pseudouridine(1915)-N(3))-methyltransferase RlmH translates to MRARLIAVGERMPGWVAEGFAEYRKRLSHELPLELVELKPGNRGKGRDDARAIQDEGAAILAALPHDIHVVALDGRGKSWSSEELAAQLAGWRMAGRDLAFLIGGPDGHAPEVLARADQRWSLGPLTLPHMLVRLLLAEQLYRATTIVAGHPYHRA, encoded by the coding sequence ATGCGCGCGCGCCTGATCGCCGTCGGTGAACGCATGCCCGGCTGGGTGGCGGAAGGCTTTGCCGAATACCGCAAGCGGCTGTCGCACGAATTGCCGCTGGAGCTGGTCGAGCTGAAACCCGGCAACCGCGGCAAGGGCCGCGACGATGCGCGGGCGATCCAGGACGAGGGCGCCGCGATCCTCGCGGCCTTGCCGCACGACATCCACGTGGTCGCGCTCGATGGCCGGGGCAAGAGCTGGTCCAGCGAGGAACTGGCCGCCCAACTGGCGGGCTGGCGCATGGCCGGGCGCGACCTGGCGTTCCTGATCGGCGGTCCGGACGGCCATGCGCCCGAGGTGCTGGCGCGCGCCGACCAGCGCTGGTCGCTGGGCCCGCTGACCCTGCCGCACATGCTGGTGCGGTTGCTGCTGGCCGAACAGCTGTATCGCGCCACCACGATCGTGGCCGGCCACCCCTACCATCGCGCCTGA
- the ypfJ gene encoding KPN_02809 family neutral zinc metallopeptidase, which produces MDWRKGGSSSNVEVDNGGGGGPRFGGGGRMGLGGLIVLALLGWIFFKNPLALLDQSGTPPGAPTQTGQPVQVDPEQQAFVSAILHSTEQSWGAIFQAHGATYVEPKLHLFSGGVNTACGGATTAVGPFYCPGDQKVYLDLTFFQQLQDELHSSGDFARAYVIAHEVGHHVQKLTGVFDKVDEARRRGAPMDGADGLSVRQELQADCYAGVWANHSQQELNWLQPGDIESALNAASHIGDDALQQQAQGRVRPDTFTHGTSAQRVKWFKAGFGSGDIARCNTFAGEP; this is translated from the coding sequence ATGGATTGGCGAAAAGGCGGCAGCAGCAGCAATGTCGAGGTCGACAACGGTGGCGGCGGTGGCCCGCGTTTCGGTGGCGGTGGCCGCATGGGCCTGGGCGGCCTGATCGTGCTGGCGCTGCTGGGCTGGATCTTCTTCAAGAATCCGCTGGCACTGCTGGACCAGAGCGGCACCCCGCCGGGCGCACCGACACAGACCGGGCAGCCGGTCCAGGTCGATCCCGAGCAGCAGGCCTTCGTCAGCGCGATCCTGCATTCCACCGAGCAGAGCTGGGGCGCGATCTTCCAGGCGCACGGTGCCACCTATGTCGAGCCCAAGCTGCACCTGTTCAGCGGTGGCGTGAACACGGCCTGCGGCGGCGCCACCACGGCGGTGGGCCCGTTCTATTGCCCGGGCGACCAGAAGGTGTACCTGGACCTGACGTTCTTCCAGCAACTGCAGGACGAACTGCATTCCTCCGGCGACTTCGCCCGCGCCTACGTGATCGCGCACGAGGTCGGCCATCACGTGCAGAAACTGACCGGCGTGTTCGACAAGGTCGACGAGGCGCGTCGCCGCGGCGCGCCGATGGATGGCGCCGATGGCCTGTCGGTGCGGCAGGAACTGCAGGCGGATTGCTATGCCGGCGTGTGGGCGAACCACAGCCAGCAGGAGCTGAACTGGCTGCAGCCGGGCGACATCGAATCGGCGCTCAACGCGGCCAGCCACATCGGCGACGACGCCCTGCAGCAGCAGGCGCAGGGCCGGGTGCGGCCAGATACGTTCACCCACGGCACCTCGGCGCAGCGGGTGAAGTGGTTCAAGGCCGGCTTCGGCAGCGGCGACATCGCCCGCTGCAACACCTTCGCCGGCGAGCCATGA
- a CDS encoding YkgJ family cysteine cluster protein — translation MQHPCLRCGACCAYFRVAFHWSEAEAFLGGNVPPELTEKLDPHRLAMRGTNAAQPRCVALQGTVGEAAHCGIYPQRPSVCREVQPSWEFGTISPQCDKARLAHGLPVLTPEDWLDPFDAGEPPLPQSA, via the coding sequence ATGCAACATCCCTGCCTGCGTTGTGGTGCCTGCTGCGCGTACTTTCGCGTGGCGTTCCACTGGTCGGAAGCGGAAGCCTTCCTCGGCGGCAACGTACCGCCGGAACTGACCGAGAAGCTCGACCCGCACCGCTTGGCGATGCGCGGCACCAACGCCGCGCAACCGCGCTGCGTGGCGTTGCAGGGCACGGTGGGCGAGGCGGCGCATTGCGGCATCTACCCGCAGCGGCCGTCGGTGTGCCGCGAGGTGCAGCCGTCGTGGGAGTTCGGCACGATCAGCCCGCAGTGCGACAAGGCACGCCTCGCCCATGGCCTGCCGGTGCTGACGCCGGAGGACTGGCTCGACCCGTTCGACGCCGGCGAACCGCCGCTGCCGCAGAGCGCCTGA
- a CDS encoding NAD(P)H-dependent flavin oxidoreductase encodes MDTSFASRLGIEHPLIQAPMSGSTPPALVAAVSNAGALGSLGAGYLEPQAILDQAAQIRALGEQPYAIGLFVLPDEFEAGMAAVAKACEQLDALMVREGLDVRTSVPPRWAPLFSEQFAALCEARPAAAIFTFGVIAPAQLRELHRRGICVIGTATTVAEARAWAGAGADAVCMQGAEAGGHRGTFLHEAEDAMIGLFALLPLAVRAIDIPVIAAGGIMDGRGMLAAEVLGAAASQLGTAFLTCPECSAAEAWKQDLPQVEEHRVTTIRGFSGRAARGLRNRFVEAMPEAAQGLPYPVLNALTAPLRRAAAAAGRGDLLSEWCGQAAALVRPQPAAELVARLMHEYRLARRSLAH; translated from the coding sequence ATGGATACATCGTTCGCCAGCCGGCTCGGCATCGAGCATCCGCTGATCCAGGCCCCGATGTCCGGCTCGACGCCGCCGGCGCTGGTGGCGGCGGTGTCCAATGCCGGCGCGCTGGGCTCGCTCGGCGCCGGCTACCTGGAGCCGCAGGCGATCCTCGACCAGGCGGCGCAGATCCGCGCGCTCGGCGAGCAACCGTATGCGATCGGCCTGTTCGTGCTGCCGGACGAATTCGAGGCCGGCATGGCGGCGGTGGCGAAAGCGTGCGAGCAGCTTGATGCGCTGATGGTGCGCGAAGGCCTCGACGTGCGCACCAGCGTTCCGCCGCGCTGGGCGCCGCTTTTCTCCGAGCAGTTCGCCGCGCTGTGCGAGGCGCGTCCGGCGGCAGCGATCTTTACGTTCGGGGTGATCGCCCCGGCGCAGTTGCGCGAGCTGCATAGGCGCGGCATCTGCGTGATCGGCACCGCCACCACGGTGGCCGAGGCACGCGCCTGGGCCGGCGCCGGCGCCGACGCGGTGTGCATGCAGGGCGCCGAGGCTGGCGGCCATCGCGGCACCTTCCTGCACGAGGCGGAGGACGCGATGATCGGCCTGTTCGCGCTGCTGCCGCTGGCCGTGCGCGCGATCGACATCCCGGTGATCGCCGCCGGCGGCATCATGGACGGCCGCGGCATGCTGGCGGCGGAAGTGCTCGGCGCGGCGGCCAGCCAGCTCGGCACCGCCTTCCTCACCTGCCCGGAGTGCTCGGCCGCCGAGGCGTGGAAGCAGGATCTGCCGCAGGTCGAGGAACACCGGGTCACCACCATCCGCGGCTTCTCCGGGCGCGCCGCCCGCGGCCTGCGCAACCGCTTCGTCGAGGCGATGCCCGAAGCGGCGCAGGGCTTGCCGTATCCGGTGCTGAACGCGCTCACCGCGCCGCTGCGGCGCGCGGCGGCCGCCGCCGGGCGCGGCGACCTGTTGTCCGAATGGTGCGGCCAGGCCGCCGCGCTGGTGCGCCCGCAGCCGGCCGCCGAGCTGGTGGCGCGACTGATGCACGAATACCGCTTGGCCAGGCGCTCGCTGGCGCACTGA
- a CDS encoding pentapeptide MXKDX repeat protein: MNARLATLLAVSMACGLATASALAQDAMAASSSTAMAHDAMQKTTMKHDGMKHGAMKHEAMKHEAMKGDAMKSDAMKGDAMQGDAMKGAAMKSGG, from the coding sequence ATGAACGCACGACTTGCCACTCTTCTTGCCGTATCCATGGCCTGCGGCCTCGCCACCGCGTCCGCGCTCGCGCAGGACGCGATGGCCGCCAGCTCCAGCACCGCCATGGCGCACGACGCCATGCAGAAAACGACCATGAAGCATGACGGCATGAAACATGGTGCGATGAAGCACGAAGCGATGAAGCACGAAGCGATGAAGGGTGACGCGATGAAGAGTGACGCGATGAAGGGTGACGCCATGCAGGGCGACGCCATGAAGGGCGCGGCGATGAAGTCCGGCGGCTGA
- a CDS encoding GNAT family N-acetyltransferase codes for MSFHIRQATILDLDTLAPLFDGYRQFYGQPADLARARDFLAERLRQHESLVLLALDEHGAALGFTQLYPLFSSVRTVRTWLLNDLFVAATARRQGVGAGLLKAAAEHAHALGAASLSLSTALDNAPAQALYEALGWQRDYQFCEYSLTL; via the coding sequence ATGTCCTTCCACATCCGCCAAGCCACCATCCTCGACCTCGACACGTTGGCGCCGCTGTTCGACGGCTACCGCCAGTTCTACGGCCAGCCGGCAGACCTGGCACGGGCGCGGGATTTCCTGGCGGAGCGCTTGCGCCAGCACGAATCGCTGGTGCTGCTGGCGCTGGACGAGCACGGCGCCGCGCTCGGCTTCACCCAGCTGTATCCGCTGTTCTCCTCGGTGCGCACCGTACGCACCTGGCTGCTCAACGATCTGTTCGTGGCGGCGACGGCGCGGCGGCAAGGTGTGGGAGCTGGGTTGCTGAAGGCGGCGGCGGAACATGCGCACGCCCTGGGCGCGGCCAGCCTTTCGTTGTCCACCGCACTGGACAATGCCCCGGCGCAGGCGCTGTACGAAGCGCTGGGCTGGCAGCGCGACTACCAGTTCTGCGAATACAGCCTGACGCTGTGA
- a CDS encoding 3-deoxy-7-phosphoheptulonate synthase, producing the protein MHATDDLRIRTITRLGTPAEIMRDCAATEPARATVGASRQALHAILAGRDDRLAVVIGPCSIHDPRAALEYATRLAPLRHELGDALELVMRVYFEKPRTTVGWKGLINDPDLDGSFRIDKGLRLARGLLRDINALGVPAGCEFLDMITPQYIADLVAWGAIGARTTESQVHRELASGLSCPVGFKNGTDGNVKIAVDAVQAASQPHHFMAVTKDGQAAVATTSGNGDCHVILRGGKAPNYDAASIDAACAAIGKAGLAARVMIDASHANSGKNPENQPRVVEDIAARIAAGEQRILGVMVESHLLGGRQDLQPGQPLRYGQSITDGCIDWDCSVRVLQQLAQAVRQRRRVEAGASRPSAQEIAA; encoded by the coding sequence ATGCACGCCACCGACGACCTGCGCATCCGCACCATCACCCGCCTCGGCACGCCGGCCGAGATCATGCGCGACTGCGCCGCCACCGAGCCGGCGAGGGCCACCGTGGGGGCTTCGCGGCAGGCGCTGCACGCCATCCTCGCCGGCCGCGACGACCGCCTCGCGGTGGTGATCGGCCCGTGCTCGATCCACGACCCGCGCGCCGCGCTGGAATACGCCACGCGGCTGGCGCCGCTGCGCCACGAGCTGGGCGACGCGCTGGAGCTGGTGATGCGGGTGTACTTCGAGAAGCCGCGCACCACGGTCGGCTGGAAAGGGCTGATCAACGATCCCGACCTCGACGGCAGCTTCCGCATCGACAAGGGCCTGCGCCTCGCTCGCGGCCTGCTGCGCGACATCAATGCGCTGGGCGTGCCGGCCGGTTGCGAGTTCCTCGACATGATCACGCCGCAGTACATCGCCGACCTGGTGGCATGGGGCGCGATCGGCGCGCGCACCACCGAGAGCCAGGTGCACCGCGAACTGGCCTCGGGGCTGTCCTGCCCGGTCGGTTTCAAGAATGGCACCGACGGCAACGTGAAGATCGCGGTGGATGCGGTGCAGGCCGCGTCGCAGCCGCACCATTTCATGGCGGTGACCAAGGACGGCCAGGCCGCCGTGGCCACCACCAGCGGCAACGGCGACTGCCACGTGATCCTGCGCGGCGGCAAGGCGCCGAACTACGATGCGGCCAGTATCGACGCGGCTTGCGCCGCGATCGGCAAGGCCGGCCTGGCCGCCCGGGTGATGATCGACGCCAGCCACGCCAACAGCGGCAAGAACCCGGAGAACCAGCCGCGGGTGGTCGAGGACATCGCTGCGCGGATCGCCGCCGGCGAGCAGCGCATCCTCGGCGTGATGGTGGAAAGCCACCTGCTCGGCGGTCGCCAGGACCTGCAGCCCGGCCAGCCGCTGCGCTACGGCCAGAGCATCACCGACGGTTGCATCGACTGGGACTGCTCGGTGCGGGTGCTGCAGCAGCTGGCGCAGGCGGTGCGCCAGCGGCGGCGGGTCGAAGCCGGCGCGAGCCGGCCTTCCGCGCAGGAGATCGCCGCCTGA
- a CDS encoding Maf family protein, with protein sequence MSPRLYLASQSPRRHQLLEQLGADFVVLDVDVPEQRAPGESPHDYVSRVARDKARAGLAALAHAGDALVLGADTEVVLDDDEVFGKPRDAADAAAMLRRLSGRTHAVVSAVWLVGSGGERCEVCVSQVRFATLDEPAIAAYVATGEPFGKAGAYAIQGRGAAMVEHLDGSYSGVMGLPLFETARLLRRGGISPAG encoded by the coding sequence GTGAGCCCGAGGCTTTATCTCGCCTCGCAGTCGCCGCGCCGGCACCAGTTGCTGGAGCAGCTCGGCGCGGACTTCGTCGTGCTCGACGTCGACGTGCCCGAGCAGCGTGCGCCGGGCGAATCGCCGCACGACTACGTGAGCCGGGTGGCGCGCGACAAGGCGCGCGCCGGCCTCGCCGCGCTGGCGCACGCTGGCGACGCGCTCGTGCTCGGCGCGGACACCGAGGTGGTGCTGGACGACGACGAAGTGTTCGGCAAGCCGCGCGACGCCGCCGACGCGGCGGCGATGCTGCGCCGGCTGTCGGGCCGCACGCATGCGGTGGTCTCGGCGGTGTGGCTGGTCGGCAGCGGCGGCGAGCGGTGCGAGGTGTGCGTGTCGCAGGTGCGCTTCGCCACGCTGGACGAGCCGGCGATCGCCGCCTACGTCGCCACCGGCGAGCCGTTCGGCAAGGCCGGCGCGTATGCGATCCAGGGCCGCGGCGCGGCGATGGTCGAGCATCTCGACGGCAGCTATTCCGGGGTCATGGGCCTGCCGCTGTTCGAGACCGCGCGACTCCTGCGCCGCGGCGGAATCAGCCCGGCGGGTTGA
- a CDS encoding oxygenase MpaB family protein, which translates to MPSPLDLLTRPAREAVRRWVLGAFPRADSGGLDYDHPHGDPGLFGPHSATWRVHADFPGMLAGGLAALTLQTLHPLALAGVWDHSNFRGDLLGRLRRTTAFVGGTTYAPRAQAEALIAHVRQIHDHIAGHGEDGHPYSANDPELLTWVHVSEACCFLQGYRRYSHIALPPGAVDRYYDEVRQIAEALGARDVPASEHEVAEYFRRIRPELAFTERSRVVLDLLSQVRLPVPAAGLSRDLFLYAGHALLPEWALARLRHTPWQRRQARLAAHALWSIAPVFHAALKDGIASRACRRMDVPPEQLRHWAQLHAVQRH; encoded by the coding sequence ATGCCTTCGCCGCTCGACCTGCTGACCCGACCTGCCCGCGAAGCGGTCCGCCGCTGGGTGCTCGGCGCCTTCCCTCGCGCCGACAGCGGCGGCCTCGACTACGACCATCCGCACGGCGATCCGGGCCTGTTCGGTCCGCACAGCGCGACCTGGCGCGTGCACGCGGATTTCCCCGGCATGCTGGCCGGCGGCCTCGCCGCGCTGACCCTGCAGACCCTGCATCCGCTGGCGCTGGCCGGGGTGTGGGACCACTCCAACTTCCGCGGCGACCTGCTCGGCCGGCTGCGCCGCACCACCGCCTTCGTCGGCGGCACCACCTACGCGCCGCGCGCGCAGGCCGAGGCGCTGATCGCGCACGTGCGGCAGATCCACGACCACATCGCCGGCCATGGCGAGGACGGGCACCCCTACAGCGCCAATGATCCCGAGCTGCTGACCTGGGTGCACGTCAGCGAGGCGTGCTGCTTCCTGCAGGGCTACCGCCGCTACAGCCACATCGCGCTGCCGCCCGGCGCGGTCGACCGCTACTACGACGAGGTGCGGCAGATCGCCGAGGCGCTGGGCGCGCGCGACGTGCCGGCCAGCGAACACGAGGTAGCGGAATACTTCCGGCGCATCCGGCCCGAGCTGGCCTTCACCGAACGCTCGCGCGTGGTGCTCGACCTGCTTTCGCAGGTGCGCCTGCCGGTGCCAGCCGCCGGACTGTCGCGCGACCTGTTCCTGTACGCCGGCCACGCGCTGTTGCCGGAGTGGGCGCTCGCGCGGCTGCGCCACACGCCCTGGCAGCGGCGCCAGGCGCGGCTGGCGGCGCACGCGCTGTGGTCGATCGCGCCGGTGTTCCATGCCGCGCTGAAGGACGGCATCGCCAGCCGCGCCTGCCGGCGCATGGACGTGCCGCCGGAGCAGCTGCGGCACTGGGCGCAGCTTCACGCCGTCCAGCGGCATTGA
- a CDS encoding GNAT family N-acetyltransferase has protein sequence MPFAILHDRMARRFETRVDGVPCLLEYALADGVMTITHTGVPAAVGGRGIAAALVQEALATARAEGWKVVPACSYAAAWMQRHPEYHDLLG, from the coding sequence ATGCCGTTCGCCATCCTTCACGATCGCATGGCCCGTCGTTTCGAGACCCGCGTGGACGGCGTGCCGTGCCTGCTCGAGTACGCCCTGGCCGACGGCGTGATGACGATCACCCATACCGGCGTGCCGGCCGCGGTGGGTGGGCGCGGCATCGCCGCCGCGCTGGTGCAGGAGGCGCTGGCGACGGCGCGCGCCGAAGGCTGGAAGGTGGTGCCGGCCTGCTCGTATGCTGCCGCGTGGATGCAGCGGCACCCGGAATACCACGACCTGCTCGGCTGA
- a CDS encoding DUF1345 domain-containing protein → MDESSGRAGERAPQRRGWRPWRFVKGRRWTLLSLLIFLVALALLLHAGVRPANAVLLGFDLAALVFLGVFARLFSRASPSHMRIQARALDTGRWGVLWGGVLLSAVVLAALGNELHAARGGGVPALAVGVLSVVLSWLFLNVMFAVHYAHGYYGDFGEKHAGLEFPDTPEPDYWDFAYFSIVIGMTFQVSDVQITSKYLRRVVLLHSVIAFFFNVFIIAITVNIVAGQGG, encoded by the coding sequence ATGGACGAATCATCAGGGCGCGCGGGCGAACGCGCGCCGCAGCGGCGCGGCTGGCGGCCATGGCGTTTCGTGAAGGGCCGCCGGTGGACGCTGCTGTCGCTGCTGATCTTCCTGGTGGCGCTGGCGCTGCTGCTGCATGCCGGCGTGCGTCCGGCCAATGCAGTGCTGCTGGGTTTCGACCTGGCCGCGCTGGTGTTCCTGGGCGTCTTCGCGCGCCTGTTCAGCCGGGCTTCGCCGAGTCACATGCGCATCCAGGCGCGGGCGCTGGACACCGGGCGCTGGGGCGTGCTGTGGGGCGGCGTGCTGCTCTCGGCAGTGGTGCTGGCGGCGCTGGGCAACGAACTGCATGCGGCCCGGGGCGGTGGCGTGCCGGCGCTGGCCGTCGGCGTGCTGAGCGTGGTGCTCAGCTGGCTGTTCCTCAACGTGATGTTCGCGGTGCACTACGCCCACGGCTACTACGGTGATTTCGGCGAGAAGCATGCCGGCCTGGAGTTTCCCGACACGCCCGAGCCGGACTACTGGGATTTCGCCTATTTCTCGATCGTCATCGGCATGACCTTCCAGGTCTCCGACGTGCAGATCACCAGCAAGTACCTGCGTCGCGTGGTGCTGCTGCACAGCGTGATCGCATTCTTCTTCAACGTGTTCATCATCGCCATCACGGTGAATATCGTGGCCGGGCAGGGCGGCTGA
- the rsfS gene encoding ribosome silencing factor gives MSTARSNKAVTTATLRKSVIDALEELKAKDVREIDVRGKTSIADLLVIASGTSARHVKSIADEVGKFAKKAGVMPLGVEGETEGEWVLVDLGDVIVHVMLPRIREFYGLERLWTVGDHGQEVDAAQAS, from the coding sequence TTGAGCACAGCCCGTAGCAACAAGGCCGTCACCACGGCTACCCTGCGCAAGTCGGTCATCGACGCGCTCGAAGAACTGAAGGCCAAGGACGTGCGCGAGATCGACGTCCGCGGCAAGACCTCCATCGCCGACCTGCTGGTCATCGCCTCCGGCACCTCGGCCCGCCACGTCAAATCCATCGCCGACGAAGTGGGCAAGTTCGCCAAGAAGGCGGGCGTGATGCCGTTGGGCGTGGAAGGCGAAACGGAAGGCGAATGGGTGCTGGTCGATCTGGGCGACGTGATCGTCCACGTGATGCTGCCGCGCATCCGCGAGTTCTATGGCCTGGAGCGGCTGTGGACGGTGGGTGACCACGGGCAGGAAGTCGACGCTGCGCAAGCCAGCTGA
- a CDS encoding OsmC family protein — protein MKRSASAHWSGGITDGQGTMSTDTGVLRESPFGFKSRFEDGPGTNPEELIAAAHAGCYSMALSLGLGSAGFTANSIDTTAVVTLLKDGDGFAITEVALTCRARVPRIDTATFDGIARATKLACPVSKLLKATITLDARLES, from the coding sequence ATGAAACGATCCGCATCCGCGCACTGGTCCGGCGGCATCACGGACGGCCAGGGCACCATGTCGACCGATACCGGCGTGTTGCGAGAGTCGCCATTCGGGTTCAAATCGCGCTTCGAGGACGGCCCCGGCACCAATCCGGAGGAATTGATCGCGGCGGCCCACGCCGGCTGCTACTCGATGGCGCTGTCGCTGGGGCTGGGCAGCGCCGGCTTTACCGCCAACAGCATCGACACGACGGCGGTGGTGACCCTGCTCAAGGACGGCGACGGCTTCGCCATCACCGAGGTGGCGCTGACCTGCCGGGCCAGGGTGCCGCGCATCGACACGGCCACGTTCGACGGCATCGCACGGGCGACCAAGCTGGCCTGCCCGGTGTCCAAGCTGCTGAAGGCCACGATCACGCTGGACGCCCGGCTGGAAAGCTGA
- a CDS encoding CPBP family intramembrane glutamic endopeptidase, with the protein MQISSTEVSPLSPPDSPPPPHAGRTAPGLRASVGIIVVYFALQFAVSFLFGAAIAATAALRNNGAGIETAIRTTLAQPAMQALLAILSLGVAAPLTLWLMRRSWPALWPQAQPPGFGFVPPRQPLFFALAVLVGLAAPFLGALLTEWLAHGHTVTQDIQQIGGNTPLGLRIPLVLVVVCVGPLVEELLFRGVLLSALMKRVHVGWAVAGSSLLFALVHLPGLDYQWYALPNLLLLALLLAGLRLRSGSIWPAVLAHGVNNLLAVAVWFVAINPPG; encoded by the coding sequence ATGCAGATCAGCAGCACCGAGGTCTCGCCCCTGTCGCCTCCGGATTCGCCACCCCCACCGCATGCCGGCCGCACCGCGCCCGGCCTGCGCGCCAGCGTGGGCATCATCGTCGTCTACTTCGCACTGCAGTTCGCCGTCAGCTTCCTGTTCGGGGCGGCGATCGCGGCGACGGCGGCTTTGCGCAACAACGGCGCGGGCATCGAGACGGCGATCCGCACCACGCTGGCGCAACCGGCGATGCAGGCGCTGCTGGCGATCCTCTCGCTCGGCGTGGCCGCGCCGCTGACCCTGTGGCTGATGCGCCGCAGCTGGCCGGCGCTGTGGCCGCAGGCGCAGCCGCCGGGGTTCGGCTTCGTGCCTCCGCGCCAGCCCCTGTTCTTCGCGCTGGCGGTGCTGGTCGGACTGGCCGCGCCGTTCCTCGGTGCGCTGTTGACCGAGTGGCTGGCCCACGGCCACACGGTGACCCAGGACATCCAGCAGATCGGCGGCAACACCCCGCTGGGGCTGCGCATTCCGCTGGTGCTGGTGGTGGTGTGCGTGGGGCCGCTGGTGGAAGAGCTGCTGTTCCGCGGCGTGCTGCTGTCGGCCTTGATGAAGCGCGTGCATGTCGGCTGGGCGGTGGCCGGCAGCTCGCTGCTGTTTGCGCTGGTGCACCTGCCGGGGCTGGACTACCAGTGGTACGCGCTGCCGAACCTGCTTCTGCTGGCGCTGCTGCTGGCCGGATTGCGGCTGCGTTCGGGCTCGATCTGGCCGGCGGTGCTGGCGCATGGCGTCAACAACCTGCTGGCCGTCGCCGTCTGGTTCGTGGCGATCAACCCGCCGGGCTGA